From the genome of Suricata suricatta isolate VVHF042 chromosome 3, meerkat_22Aug2017_6uvM2_HiC, whole genome shotgun sequence, one region includes:
- the CCNT2 gene encoding cyclin-T2 isoform X5 — protein sequence MLLKIFSSIENDGALVIFVSTSKDLAQTSYFMATNSLHLTTFCLQYKPTVIACVCIHLACKWSNWEIPVSTDGKHWWEYVDPTVTLELLDELTHEFLQILEKTPSRLKRIRNWRANQAAKKPKVDGQVSETPLLGSSLVQNSILVDSVTGVPTNPSFQKPSTSAFPTPVPLNSGNISVQDSHTSDNLSMLATGMPSTSYSLSSHQEWPQHPESARTEQMYSQKQETSLSGGQYNINFQQGPSVSLHSGSHHRSDRISDHSSAKQEYTQKAGSSKHHGPISATPGVIPQKMSLDKYREKRKLETLDLDVRDHYLAAQVEQQHKHVQSQSASSSSVTSPIKMKIPITNPEKPEKYTADKKEKSGSLKLRIPIPPTDKSASKEELKMKIKVASSERHSSSDEGSGKSKHSSPHVSRDHKEKHKDHAANRHHPSGHKHSHSHSGSSSGGSKHSADGIPPTVLRSPVGLSSDGISSSSSSSRKKLHVNDASHNHHSKMSKSSKSSGSSSSSSSSVKQYISSHNSVFNHPLPPPPPVTYQVGYGHLSTLVKLDKKPVETNGPDVNHEYSTNSQHMDYKDTFDMLDSLLSAQGMNM from the exons ATGTTGTTGAAGATTTTCAGTAGTATAGAAAATGATGGCGCTCTTGTGATATTTGTAAGTA caAGCAAGGATTTGGCACAGACATCCTATTTCATGGCTACCAACAG TCTACACCTTACCACCTTCTGTCTTCAGTACAAACCAACAGTGATAGCATGTGTATGTATTCATTTGGCTTGCAAATGGTCCAATTGGGAGATTCCTGTGTCAACTGATGGAAAACATTGGTGGGAATATGTCGATCCTACAGTTACTCTAGAATTACTGGATG agctaACACATGAGTTTCTACAAATATTGGAGAAAACACCTAGTAGGTTGAAGAGGATTCGAAACTGGAGG gCCAATCAGGCGGCTAAGAAACCAAAAGTAGATGGACAAGTTTCAGAAACGCCACTTCTTGGTTCATCTTTGGTCCAGAATTCCATTTTAGTAGATAGTGTTACTGGTGTGCCTACAAACCCAAGTTTCCAGAAACCATCTACATCAGCATTCCCCACACCAGTCCCTCTAAATTCAGGAAATATTTCGGTTCAAGACAGCCATACATCTGATAATTTGTCCATGCTAGCAACAGGAATGCCAAGTACCTCATACAGTTTGTCGTCACACCAAGAATGGCCTCAGCATCCAGAATCAGCAAGGACAGAACAGATGTATTCACAGAAACAAGAGACCTCTTTGTCTGGTGGCCAGTACAACATCAACTTCCAGCAGGGACCTTCTGTATCACTGCATTCGGGATCACATCACAGATCTGACAGAATTTCTGATCATTCTTCTGCTAAGCAAGAATATActcagaaagcaggaagcagtAAACACCATGGACCAATATCTGCTACTCCTGGAGTCATTCCTCAGAAAATGTCTTtagataaatacagagaaaaacgtAAGCTAGAAACCCTTGATCTGGATGTAAGAGATCATTATCTAGCCGCCCAGGTAGAACAGCAGCACAAACATGTGCAGTCACAGTCAGCCAGCAGCAGTTCTGTCACTTCtcccattaaaatgaaaattcccATCACAAACCCTGAAAAACCTGAAAAATACACAGCAGATAAGAAGGAGAAGAGTGGATCACTGAAATTACGGATTCCAATACCACCCACTGATAAGAGTGCCAGTAAAGaagaactgaaaatgaaaataaaagttgctTCCTCAGAAAGACATAGCTCTTCTGACGAGGGCAGCGGGAAGAGCAAGCATTCCAGCCCACATGTTAGCAGAGACCATAAGGAGAAGCACAAGGACCATGCTGCGAACCGACACCACCCCAGCGGCCACAAGCATTCCCACTCCCACAGTGGCAGCAGCAGCGGTGGCAGCAAACATAGTGCCGATGGAATCCCACCCACTGTTCTGAGGAGTCCCGTTGGCCTGAGCAGTGATGGCATTTCCTCTAGTTCCAGCTCTTCGAGGAAGAAGCTGCATGTCAATGATGCCTCTCACAACCATCACTCCAAAATGAGCAAAAGTTCCAAAAGTTCAGGTAGTTCATCTAGTTCTTCCTCCTCTGTTAAGCAGTATATATCCTCTCACAACTCTGTTTTTAACCATCCCttaccccctcctccccctgtcACATACCAGGTGGGCTACGGACATCTCAGCACCCTCGTGAAACTGGACAAGAAGCCAGTGGAGACCAACGGTCCTGATGTCAATCACGAGTACAGCACAAACAGCCAGCATATGGACTACAAAGACACATTCGACATGCTGGACTCGCTGTTAAGTGCCCAAGGAATGAACATGTAA